From Dechloromonas sp. A34:
TGAAGTCACTGCCATTTTTGTCTCCTGATCTTGTCTGCGTCGGAATTACTGGTTGCTTTTGGCCAGATCGCGCCAGGCGTCGAAATTCTTCTGGTCCTCGGAACCGTCGAAATCGCCGTTGTCCTTGCCGGGCACCAGGCTGACCCACTCCATCCAGGCCGCCAGGTCGCCGTTGATCGGTTCCTGGAACAGTTGCGGCATCGGCAGCCAGGCCTCGACGTACTTCTCCGGCTCGTTCTCGAAGATGTGCTGGCAGCCTTCGGAGCAGAAGTGGTACTTCTCGCCCTGGTAGTCGACTTCGCGCTGGGTCAGGCGGGTCGGATCGTCCGGCTCGGTGAACACGGTCGGGATCTGGCAGGTCTGGCACAGTTTGGCGAGGCCCATGTTGTGGAACGGGGTGCCGGCTTCCTTGAGCTTCTTGAGGTGTTCCCAGCGCGGCCGGTAGTACTTGTCGAAGGTCGTCGGATACTTCTTCGACAGCCAGGCCATGTCGTCCTCGGACGGAATCCAGCTGTGGAAAGTGGTGCCGAAGTTGTACTGGTAGAGGGCCAGCATGAACTGGTGCGACATGTGGTCGAGCGCCTTGCCGGCGTCGTCCCAACCCTTGGGCGGACGGATGCCGTAGCGGGCGAGGTCCTTGAACAGCGCGCCGCCGTTCTCGATGCCGTAGATCTCGAAGGCCTCGCGCCAGGACATGACGCGCTTCGGCAGCATGTAGTCCATCATCGTGCCGACCACGCCGAGCAGGCGGAAGCCGCGCCAGAACCACTTGTCGATCCAGTTCTGGACAATCGGCAGATTGGCCGGGTCCTGTTCCAGCATGAACTTGATGCACTCGAGGCCGAGCGTCATGTGACGGGCTTCGTCGGACTGCGCCGAGAAGCCGAAGGTCACCGTCGCCATGTCGCCGTTGTAGGCGGCGCCGGACATGAAGGGCACGAATAGCAGGTTGGTCAGCACGTACTCGAAGCTGAAGCCGATGGCGATCATGAATTCGAAGGGGCCGGCCGACATCGCGTCGTCGAAGAAAGAGCGCGGCAACGAGCAGTACCACATGCGGTCGCGGGCATCGGCGAAGCCGTGGAAGCCGTTGTAGAACTTGTTGTAGTTCGACAGCGCGTGGATCTGCGTCTGGGCGTGGCGGATTTCGTCGATCGCCTGCATCTGGCAGGCCACCTGGGTGCCGACCCCGGGGAACTCGCGGCCCATGCGGGCAAAGCCCTTGCCGGCGGCGTATTCGCCCGGGCTGATGGCCTGCAGGAAGATCTTCAGGGCGCTCAGGTAGCGGGCATCGGTAATGTGCAGGTGGCCGTTGTTCTGGGCGTGGGCGTCGATGATCGCGTAGAACTTGCGCTCCTTCTCGGCCTGGTATTTCCAGTAGGAATCCATGGTCAGGCGGAATGGGTCTTCCCACTTGTCCCAGTCGTGGATCTTGATCCCTTCATACTTGGTGTAGGGATAGATTTCGTCCTTGTTCTGGTAAGTCGGCTCCCAGCCGAGGTCGCGGGTCAGCAGGCGGTATTTTTCCTTGAGGCCCAGTTTCTTCTTGGCGGTTTTCATGTCCATCTTGTCTCTCCTTCTCAGCTGTTCCAGCGCAGGGTCAGGGTGTCTTCATCCTCTTCGACGTTGCCGGAAAGGGTGATCAGGTTGACGTTCAGTTCCTGGAGGTCGTAGGCGCGGCCCAGTTGCTCCTCGATGGTGTCGCGGCGGACGGTCAGGCTGCCCGGGGCATCGATCTTGACCATCGCCGGCTGGCGATTGACGGTGCAGTCGGGGTTGTCGATGACGATGGCGTCGATGATCGGACGGGTATCTTCGTTGGCTTGCAAGGCAATGAATACGGTCGACATGGCGCTCTCTCAGATCTCGATACCGGTTTTAATCAGGCGCGCCTTGAGGGCGGCCATTTCTTCACCTACCACCTCTTCGGCGGCGCT
This genomic window contains:
- a CDS encoding YHS domain-containing protein, producing the protein MDMKTAKKKLGLKEKYRLLTRDLGWEPTYQNKDEIYPYTKYEGIKIHDWDKWEDPFRLTMDSYWKYQAEKERKFYAIIDAHAQNNGHLHITDARYLSALKIFLQAISPGEYAAGKGFARMGREFPGVGTQVACQMQAIDEIRHAQTQIHALSNYNKFYNGFHGFADARDRMWYCSLPRSFFDDAMSAGPFEFMIAIGFSFEYVLTNLLFVPFMSGAAYNGDMATVTFGFSAQSDEARHMTLGLECIKFMLEQDPANLPIVQNWIDKWFWRGFRLLGVVGTMMDYMLPKRVMSWREAFEIYGIENGGALFKDLARYGIRPPKGWDDAGKALDHMSHQFMLALYQYNFGTTFHSWIPSEDDMAWLSKKYPTTFDKYYRPRWEHLKKLKEAGTPFHNMGLAKLCQTCQIPTVFTEPDDPTRLTQREVDYQGEKYHFCSEGCQHIFENEPEKYVEAWLPMPQLFQEPINGDLAAWMEWVSLVPGKDNGDFDGSEDQKNFDAWRDLAKSNQ
- a CDS encoding MmoB/DmpM family protein, producing MSTVFIALQANEDTRPIIDAIVIDNPDCTVNRQPAMVKIDAPGSLTVRRDTIEEQLGRAYDLQELNVNLITLSGNVEEDEDTLTLRWNS